In a genomic window of Carassius carassius chromosome 43, fCarCar2.1, whole genome shotgun sequence:
- the slc25a3b gene encoding solute carrier family 25 member 3b isoform X1, whose product MYPSTLTQLARANPFSAPLFKLQKAEEPEKHAPVQKRVFAAAAVAETGDSCEFGSGKYYALCGFGGILSCGITHTAVVPLDLVKCRLQVDPAKYKSIFNGFSVTIREDGMRGLAKGWAPTFIGYSMQGLCKFGFYEVFKILYGDMLGEENAYMWRTSLYLAASASAEFFADIALAPMEACKVRIQTQPGYANTLRECAPKMYAEEGLWAFYKGVVPLWMRQIPYTMMKFACFERTVELLYKYVVPKPRSECSKPEQLVVTFVAGYIAGVFCAIVSHPADSVVSVLNKEKGSTATQVLKKLGPRGVWKGLVARIIMIGTLTALQWFIYDSVKVYFRLPRPPPPEMPESLKKKLGLTE is encoded by the exons ATGTATCCGAGCACGCTGACCCAGCTGGCCCGGGCAAACCCCTTCAGCGCCCCGCTGTTCAAGCTGCAGAAAGCTGAAGAACCGGAGAAACATGCTCCCGTACAGAAGCGCGTGTTCGCGGCCGCCGCGGTAGCTG AGACGGGCGATAGCTGTGAGTTCGGCTCGGGGAAATACTACGCCCTCTGCGGTTTCGGGGGCATCTTGAGCTGTGGTATTACACACACAGCCGTCGTGCCCCTCGACTTGGTCAAGTGCCGTCTCCAG GTGGATCCAGCTAAATACAAGAGCATCTTCAATGGGTTCTCCGTCACGATCAGAGAGGACGGCATGCGCGGTTTGGCCAAAGGTTGGGCACCCACCTTCATCGGATACTCCATGCAGGGGCTCTGCAAGTTCGGCTTCTACGAGGTGTTCAAGATCCTGTATGGTGACATGCTAGGAGAG GAAAACGCATACATGTGGAGAACCTCTCTGTATCTGGCTGCTTCTGCCAGCGCTGAGTTCTTCGCAGACATCGCTCTGGCCCCTATGGAGGCGTGTAAAGTGCGTATCCAGACTCAGCCGGGCTATGCCAACACCCTGAGAGAATGTGCCCCTAAGATGTACGCCGAGGAAGGCCTCTGGGC GTTCTACAAAGGTGTGGTTCCTCTGTGGATGAGACAGATCCCTTACACCATGATGAAGTTCGCCTGCTTCGAGCGCACCGTTGAGTTGCTCTACAAGTATGTGGTGCCCAAACCCCGCAGCGAATGCTCCAAACCCGAACAGCTGGTCGTCACCTTCGTCGCTGGTTACATCG CTGGTGTGTTCTGCGCCATCGTGTCTCACCCTGCTGACTCCGTCGTGTCCGTGTTGAACAAAGAGAAGGGAAGCACAGCCACACAAGTGCTGAAGAAGCTTGGACCAAGGG GTGTGTGGAAGGGACTGGTCGCCCGTATCATCATGATCGGTACCCTGACGGCCCTGCAGTGGTTTATCTACGACTCGGTGAAGGTGTACTTCCGCCTGCCCCGCCCTCCTCCCCCCGAGATGCCCGAGTCCCTCAAAAAGAAGCTGGGCCTCACCGAGTAA
- the slc25a3b gene encoding solute carrier family 25 member 3b isoform X2 — MYPSTLTQLARANPFSAPLFKLQKAEEPEKHAPVQKRVFAAAAVAEGDSCEFGSQKYLLLCGFGGILSCGTTHTAVVPLDLVKCRMQVDPAKYKSIFNGFSVTIREDGMRGLAKGWAPTFIGYSMQGLCKFGFYEVFKILYGDMLGEENAYMWRTSLYLAASASAEFFADIALAPMEACKVRIQTQPGYANTLRECAPKMYAEEGLWAFYKGVVPLWMRQIPYTMMKFACFERTVELLYKYVVPKPRSECSKPEQLVVTFVAGYIAGVFCAIVSHPADSVVSVLNKEKGSTATQVLKKLGPRGVWKGLVARIIMIGTLTALQWFIYDSVKVYFRLPRPPPPEMPESLKKKLGLTE, encoded by the exons ATGTATCCGAGCACGCTGACCCAGCTGGCCCGGGCAAACCCCTTCAGCGCCCCGCTGTTCAAGCTGCAGAAAGCTGAAGAACCGGAGAAACATGCTCCCGTACAGAAGCGCGTGTTCGCGGCCGCCGCGGTAGCTG AGGGAGACAGCTGTGAGTTCGGCTCACAGAAGTACTTGCTCCTCTGTGGCTTTGGAGGGATCCTCAGCTGTGGCACCACACACACGGCTGTGGTGCCCCTCGACCTGGTCAAGTGCCGGATGCAG GTGGATCCAGCTAAATACAAGAGCATCTTCAATGGGTTCTCCGTCACGATCAGAGAGGACGGCATGCGCGGTTTGGCCAAAGGTTGGGCACCCACCTTCATCGGATACTCCATGCAGGGGCTCTGCAAGTTCGGCTTCTACGAGGTGTTCAAGATCCTGTATGGTGACATGCTAGGAGAG GAAAACGCATACATGTGGAGAACCTCTCTGTATCTGGCTGCTTCTGCCAGCGCTGAGTTCTTCGCAGACATCGCTCTGGCCCCTATGGAGGCGTGTAAAGTGCGTATCCAGACTCAGCCGGGCTATGCCAACACCCTGAGAGAATGTGCCCCTAAGATGTACGCCGAGGAAGGCCTCTGGGC GTTCTACAAAGGTGTGGTTCCTCTGTGGATGAGACAGATCCCTTACACCATGATGAAGTTCGCCTGCTTCGAGCGCACCGTTGAGTTGCTCTACAAGTATGTGGTGCCCAAACCCCGCAGCGAATGCTCCAAACCCGAACAGCTGGTCGTCACCTTCGTCGCTGGTTACATCG CTGGTGTGTTCTGCGCCATCGTGTCTCACCCTGCTGACTCCGTCGTGTCCGTGTTGAACAAAGAGAAGGGAAGCACAGCCACACAAGTGCTGAAGAAGCTTGGACCAAGGG GTGTGTGGAAGGGACTGGTCGCCCGTATCATCATGATCGGTACCCTGACGGCCCTGCAGTGGTTTATCTACGACTCGGTGAAGGTGTACTTCCGCCTGCCCCGCCCTCCTCCCCCCGAGATGCCCGAGTCCCTCAAAAAGAAGCTGGGCCTCACCGAGTAA
- the ldhbb gene encoding L-lactate dehydrogenase B-B chain, producing the protein MLVSWWHLFLGAQSLFRHGKTDAGVEAGNGTQVYVREQAMCLSTSVEKCPVTLTLTNWAIGLSVADLTESHMKNLNRVHPVCTMVKGLYSISDEVYPSLPSVLNSAGVGSVVNMSLSSDEVLQLKKSADVRWHIQRDLKHLLTTNGYYSQLRTFDCCYDKTSMPKIFLLTS; encoded by the exons ATGCTCGTCTCATGGTGGCATCTCTTCCTGGGAGCGCAGAGCCTTTTCAGACACGGTAAGACTGATGCGGGAGTCGAGGCTGGAAACGGCACGCAAGTTTATGTaagagaacaggccatgtgtttGTCTACATCTGTGGAGAAGTGTCCT gtgactttgactttgactaactGGGCCATCGGGCTGAGCGTGGCCGACCTGACAGAGAGTCATATGAAGAACCTCAACCGAGTCCATCCCGTTTGCACCATGGTGAAG GGTTTGTACAGCATCAGTGACGAGGTGTACCCGAGCCTGCCGAGTGTGTTGAACAGTGCTGGAGTGGGCAGTGTGGTCAATATGAGCCTGAGCAGCGACGAGGTCTTGCAGCTGAAGAAGAGCGCAGACGTGCGGTGGCACATCCAGAGAGACCTGAAACACTTACTCACAACCAACGGCTATTATTCACAGCTTCGAACGTTTGATTGCTGCTATGACAAGACATCCATGCCTAAGATTTTTCTTTTAACATCCTAG